The sequence CACCGCTTCGCGTCTACGCACTTCATAATTTATCTAAGCTTCATCGTAGGGTTCTAAATCAAGTAAGTGGATATAGGGTTCAACTAACTCTGGACGCTGAAAAGCGATCGCTCGTAGTAGATGCCAATCGTTTAAACCCTCAAAAGCATTGCTGTAATTGTCTAGTTCCAGACGTGTAGCTAACTCTTCCACTTCTACCGTAGTCATGGCAGCAATTTCTTTTTTGGAAATGCTTAGAGTTTTCATAATGCTTGCCCCTCCCTTTTGCAGCATTGGCATCCAGCATGAGTTGAGTTGCGCTTAATGCAACTACCCAATATATATTACTCATTAGATGGCATGAGTTTGCTAAAATTTTCCCAAATTTGTAACAGAATTTACAAAAAAATGGGATAAAGACTAACCAATGGTAGTCACTACAAAATTTCGTAACGATCCCAACATTTCCGGACTAATTTCATGGCCCATATCAAATTCCTGGTAATCTACAGCAACTCCCAAAGATTCTAGAGTTTGTCTAGCTTTCAAAGCTGCTAACAGTGGTACAACTTGATCGTTTCTGCCATGCATGATC is a genomic window of Fortiea contorta PCC 7126 containing:
- a CDS encoding DUF2555 domain-containing protein, producing MKTLSISKKEIAAMTTVEVEELATRLELDNYSNAFEGLNDWHLLRAIAFQRPELVEPYIHLLDLEPYDEA